A genomic stretch from Marinimicrobium sp. C6131 includes:
- the metE gene encoding 5-methyltetrahydropteroyltriglutamate--homocysteine S-methyltransferase, producing MHPIPTHNLGFPRIGADRELKRALEAYWRGDLSREALEDTGRTLRRRHWQQQADAGLSWIPTGDFAWYDQVLTLSATLGNVPLRHRAEALAENNEPAARSECGCSEPIDTPEAPEGPCRQVDLDTLFRMARGRAPSGTASSACEMTKWFDTNYHYLVPEFHPDQTFELSYRQIIDETREAVALGHRVKPVILGPLSYLWLGKEKADFDRLSLLDALLPAYQQLLDALAEAGAEWVQIDEPILVLDLPLAWQQAFEPSYHRLQSRAVKVLLATYFGALGENLSTAVQLPVAGLHIDAVRAPEQLLSVVDRLPVHKVLSVGAIDGRNIWRTDLQTARETLADVAERLGDRLWLAPSCSLLHVPVDLGREQTLDPELKSWLAFALQKVDEVVALAQLLAPAPAPSALAALKASDQSVRSRRESQRVHNPAVQERLRAISPTDSQRHSPFAKRIAQQQALLQLPEFPTTTIGSFPQTDDIRQARRAYKQGQMSEVAYRNRMRQAIADAIVRQEQLGLDVLVHGEAERNDMVEYFGEQLDGYAFTRFGWVQSYGSRCVKPPIIYGDVARPHAMTTQWARYAQSLSRKPVKGMLTGPITMLFWSFVRNDQPRSVTARQIALALRDEVNDLEACGIQIIQIDEPALREGLPLKRKEWGEYLDWAVEAFRLSASGVSDETQIHTHMCYSEFNDIIDAIAALDADVITIETSRSQGELLDAFEQFAYPNDIGPGVYDIHSPNVPPVEAMVNLMEQAARRLPKERLWVNPDCGLKTRGWAETEAALANMVRAARRLRERSRESA from the coding sequence ATGCACCCGATACCCACTCACAACCTGGGCTTTCCCCGAATCGGAGCCGACCGAGAACTCAAGCGGGCTCTCGAAGCCTACTGGCGCGGCGACCTGTCCAGAGAGGCTCTGGAAGATACCGGACGGACCTTGCGCCGCCGGCATTGGCAGCAACAGGCCGACGCCGGCCTGAGCTGGATTCCCACCGGTGACTTTGCCTGGTACGACCAGGTCCTGACACTGTCCGCCACGCTTGGCAACGTTCCGTTGCGCCACCGGGCTGAAGCCCTCGCCGAGAACAATGAACCGGCCGCCCGGTCCGAGTGTGGCTGCAGCGAGCCGATTGACACCCCGGAAGCCCCCGAGGGGCCCTGCCGACAGGTCGATCTGGACACGTTGTTCCGGATGGCGCGCGGCAGAGCGCCCAGCGGCACCGCCAGCAGCGCCTGCGAAATGACCAAGTGGTTCGATACCAACTACCACTACCTGGTCCCCGAATTTCACCCCGATCAGACCTTTGAGCTGAGTTATCGGCAGATCATCGATGAGACGCGGGAAGCCGTCGCCCTCGGGCATCGGGTCAAACCCGTGATATTGGGCCCGCTCAGTTATCTCTGGCTGGGCAAGGAAAAAGCGGATTTTGACCGGCTGAGCCTGCTCGATGCCCTGTTGCCCGCCTATCAGCAACTGCTGGACGCCCTGGCCGAGGCGGGCGCCGAATGGGTGCAGATTGACGAACCCATTCTGGTATTGGACCTGCCTCTGGCGTGGCAGCAGGCTTTCGAGCCAAGCTACCACCGATTGCAGAGCCGGGCGGTAAAAGTGCTGCTGGCCACCTATTTCGGAGCGCTCGGCGAGAATCTGTCCACAGCGGTCCAGTTGCCTGTCGCCGGTCTGCACATCGACGCCGTGCGGGCACCGGAGCAACTACTGAGCGTCGTCGACCGCCTGCCGGTGCACAAAGTGTTGTCCGTTGGGGCAATCGACGGAAGGAACATATGGCGCACCGACCTGCAGACGGCGCGGGAAACCCTCGCCGATGTCGCCGAGCGCCTGGGTGACCGACTGTGGTTGGCGCCATCCTGTTCCTTGTTGCACGTACCGGTCGATCTGGGGCGGGAGCAGACACTGGACCCCGAGCTGAAAAGCTGGCTGGCCTTCGCGCTGCAGAAAGTCGATGAAGTGGTGGCTCTGGCACAGTTGCTGGCTCCCGCCCCCGCACCGTCTGCACTGGCCGCCCTCAAAGCCAGCGACCAGTCCGTTCGCTCACGGCGCGAATCCCAACGGGTCCACAATCCGGCGGTTCAGGAACGTCTGCGTGCCATTTCCCCGACCGACAGTCAACGTCACAGCCCCTTTGCCAAGCGCATCGCCCAGCAGCAGGCGCTGTTGCAGTTACCGGAATTCCCCACGACCACCATCGGCTCATTCCCCCAGACCGATGACATCCGGCAGGCCCGCAGAGCGTACAAACAGGGGCAGATGTCCGAGGTGGCGTACCGCAACCGCATGCGTCAGGCCATTGCCGATGCCATCGTCCGCCAGGAGCAGTTGGGACTGGATGTTCTGGTACACGGCGAAGCCGAACGCAACGACATGGTGGAATACTTTGGCGAACAGCTTGATGGCTACGCCTTTACCCGCTTTGGCTGGGTGCAGAGCTACGGCTCCCGCTGCGTAAAACCACCCATCATATACGGTGACGTGGCCCGTCCTCACGCCATGACCACCCAGTGGGCCCGCTATGCCCAGTCACTGAGCCGCAAACCGGTCAAGGGGATGCTCACCGGCCCGATTACCATGTTGTTCTGGTCCTTTGTACGCAACGATCAGCCCCGCTCGGTCACCGCACGGCAAATCGCCCTGGCGCTGCGGGACGAGGTCAACGACCTGGAGGCCTGCGGAATACAGATCATCCAGATCGACGAGCCAGCGTTGCGGGAGGGCCTGCCCTTAAAACGGAAAGAGTGGGGGGAATACCTCGACTGGGCGGTGGAAGCGTTTCGGCTGAGCGCCAGCGGTGTGAGCGACGAAACCCAGATTCACACCCACATGTGTTATTCGGAATTCAATGACATCATTGACGCCATTGCGGCATTGGACGCGGATGTCATTACCATCGAAACCTCACGCTCTCAGGGCGAGCTGCTCGATGCCTTCGAGCAGTTTGCCTACCCGAATGACATCGGCCCCGGCGTCTACGACATTCACTCGCCGAACGTGCCCCCGGTCGAGGCAATGGTGAACCTGATGGAGCAGGCGGCCCGACGGTTACCCAAAGAGCGACTCTGGGTCAATCCGGACTGCGGCCTGAAAACCCGGGGTTGGGCAGAAACCGAAGCCGCCCTGGCCAACATGGTCAGAGCGGCCCGGCGTCTGCGCGAACGTTCGCGCGAATCAGCCTGA
- the tpx gene encoding thiol peroxidase translates to MATVTLKGNPFKTSGELPAKGTAAPEFTLVKTDLSEISLSDFKGKRVVLNIFPSVDTPTCAQSVRAFNEKASALDNTVVLCVSEDLPFAMARFCGAEGLDQVIPASAFRSSFAEDYGVRMVEGPLTGLDARAVVVVDQEGKVTYTQLVSEVADEPDYDAAIQALG, encoded by the coding sequence ATGGCAACTGTTACATTGAAAGGTAACCCGTTTAAAACCAGTGGTGAACTGCCCGCAAAAGGCACAGCGGCACCTGAGTTCACGCTGGTAAAAACCGACCTGTCGGAAATCAGCCTGAGTGACTTCAAAGGCAAGCGAGTGGTGCTGAACATTTTCCCCAGTGTGGACACGCCCACCTGCGCGCAATCTGTTCGTGCGTTCAATGAAAAGGCGAGCGCACTGGATAACACGGTGGTTCTGTGTGTCTCCGAGGATTTGCCATTTGCCATGGCACGCTTTTGCGGCGCGGAAGGACTGGATCAAGTCATTCCCGCGTCCGCTTTCCGCTCCAGCTTTGCCGAGGACTACGGCGTGCGCATGGTGGAAGGTCCACTGACCGGACTGGATGCACGCGCTGTGGTGGTGGTTGATCAGGAGGGTAAAGTAACCTACACCCAGTTGGTCAGCGAAGTGGCGGATGAGCCGGACTATGACGCCGCCATCCAGGCACTGGGCTGA
- a CDS encoding LysR family transcriptional regulator has protein sequence MLEIRHLKTLVALRDTGSLVDAAERVHLTQSALSHQLKDLESRLGGELFVRKSRPVRFTPAGKRLLALADDVLARLEDAEREVHKLLHGEAGRLNMAIECHSCFNWLMPTIERYRNHWPAVELDFSGGFTFEPLPALVQGDIDLVVTADPQLIRGVEYVPLFAYEMQFALGRDHPLAERPWLEPEDLLEQTLITYPVERNRLDVFKQFLEPAGVEPASVRTAELTMMMVQLVASGRGVSALPNWVLAEYVDQALITVRSAGPRGVWPILYAAVREAQLDAPFMQDFLRLAREHCLKHLKGVRRVSS, from the coding sequence ATGCTGGAAATCCGTCACTTGAAAACCCTGGTGGCCCTGCGGGACACCGGCTCTTTGGTGGATGCTGCGGAGCGCGTTCACCTGACCCAGTCAGCGCTGTCTCATCAGTTGAAGGACCTGGAGAGCCGTCTTGGCGGCGAGCTGTTTGTGCGCAAGAGCCGGCCGGTGCGTTTTACGCCCGCGGGCAAGCGACTATTGGCGTTGGCCGACGATGTGCTGGCCCGGCTTGAGGACGCCGAGCGGGAGGTGCACAAGCTGCTGCATGGCGAGGCCGGGCGCCTGAATATGGCCATTGAGTGTCACAGTTGCTTCAACTGGTTGATGCCGACCATTGAGCGTTACCGAAACCACTGGCCGGCCGTGGAGCTGGATTTTTCCGGCGGCTTCACGTTTGAGCCGCTACCCGCGCTGGTTCAGGGCGACATCGACCTGGTCGTGACAGCGGATCCGCAATTGATTCGCGGGGTAGAGTACGTCCCGCTGTTTGCATATGAAATGCAGTTTGCCCTGGGGCGGGACCATCCTCTGGCGGAACGTCCCTGGCTTGAACCGGAGGACCTGTTGGAGCAGACGTTGATCACCTACCCGGTTGAGCGCAACCGGCTGGATGTTTTCAAGCAGTTTCTGGAGCCCGCGGGGGTTGAACCCGCGTCAGTGCGTACCGCCGAACTGACCATGATGATGGTACAGCTGGTGGCCAGTGGGCGGGGCGTTTCAGCGCTGCCGAACTGGGTGCTGGCCGAGTATGTGGATCAAGCGTTGATCACGGTCCGCTCGGCTGGCCCTCGAGGTGTCTGGCCAATACTTTATGCCGCGGTGCGCGAGGCCCAACTGGATGCGCCCTTTATGCAGGACTTCCTCCGGTTGGCCCGCGAACACTGTCTCAAACATCTGAAGGGGGTGCGTCGGGTATCGTCCTGA
- a CDS encoding AbgT family transporter, which produces MNAIKSPPGALAAIARWGNRLPAPALLFLWLSLALVLISAVVAAFDVSTRLPGQDERIAVRSLLSAEGVRWALTHTVDNFVSFAPVGTVLVAMMGLGVAEHSGLLRVLLERLVRRTPRGLLSWVVVFAGILSNLAMDAGYVVLIPLAGLMYAAAGRPPLAGIAAAFAGVSAGYSANLLIGPVDAILSGMSTEAVAIVAPEYTVGVEANYYFAAVSTLVLSVLGAWVTERWVMPYLARTAGSEERGNPVPDEAVALSPADRRGLWLVAGWTLLFVSGVLAASVPEGAPLRDPDSPGFLGSAAMQGVVVLIALYAAVAGWLFGRFSGRYGSSQALVQAMEGTMATMAGYLVLMFFAAQFVNYFAWSQLGTLLAVSGAEGLKGLAVPNSVLLIVFVLMAAFINLFVGSASAKWGLLAPVFVPMLFLLGVSPEATQMAFRIGDSSTNIITPLMPYFGVVVAFAQRYKPDLGIGTLMAMMLPYSIVFLLGWSALMLVWFWLGLPLGPGAPMLLN; this is translated from the coding sequence ATGAACGCCATTAAGTCCCCGCCCGGTGCATTGGCGGCGATTGCCCGCTGGGGCAATCGATTGCCGGCGCCAGCGCTGCTGTTCCTTTGGCTCAGTCTGGCGTTGGTGCTGATTTCTGCGGTGGTCGCCGCCTTTGACGTGTCCACCCGTTTGCCGGGGCAGGACGAGCGTATTGCGGTGCGCAGCCTGCTCAGTGCCGAGGGGGTGCGTTGGGCACTGACTCACACAGTTGACAACTTTGTTTCCTTTGCGCCGGTGGGTACGGTCCTGGTGGCCATGATGGGTTTGGGGGTTGCCGAGCACTCCGGCCTGTTGCGGGTGCTGCTTGAGCGCTTGGTGCGCCGTACGCCCCGGGGCCTGCTGAGCTGGGTTGTGGTGTTTGCCGGCATTCTGTCGAATCTTGCCATGGATGCGGGCTATGTCGTGCTGATTCCTCTGGCGGGGTTGATGTATGCCGCGGCGGGGCGGCCACCCCTGGCGGGTATCGCAGCGGCTTTCGCGGGCGTTTCGGCCGGCTACAGTGCCAACCTGTTGATCGGTCCGGTGGACGCCATTCTCAGCGGGATGAGCACGGAGGCGGTGGCGATTGTTGCGCCTGAGTACACGGTGGGCGTTGAGGCCAATTACTACTTTGCGGCCGTCTCGACCCTGGTGTTGAGCGTGCTCGGTGCCTGGGTGACGGAGCGCTGGGTGATGCCGTACCTGGCCCGGACGGCCGGCTCTGAGGAGCGTGGGAATCCCGTGCCGGATGAGGCTGTCGCGCTGTCGCCGGCCGATCGCCGTGGACTCTGGCTGGTGGCCGGCTGGACCCTTCTGTTTGTCTCAGGGGTGCTCGCGGCGTCGGTTCCGGAAGGTGCGCCGCTGCGCGACCCGGACAGTCCGGGTTTTCTCGGCTCGGCGGCAATGCAGGGGGTTGTGGTGTTGATTGCGCTCTATGCGGCCGTTGCCGGCTGGCTGTTCGGGCGCTTCAGTGGGCGGTACGGTAGTAGTCAGGCATTGGTGCAGGCCATGGAAGGGACGATGGCGACCATGGCCGGTTATCTGGTCCTGATGTTTTTTGCCGCTCAGTTTGTGAATTATTTCGCCTGGAGCCAGTTGGGTACCCTGCTGGCCGTCAGTGGTGCCGAGGGGTTGAAAGGCCTGGCGGTACCGAACAGCGTCCTGCTGATCGTGTTTGTGTTAATGGCAGCCTTTATCAACCTGTTTGTCGGTAGCGCCTCGGCCAAGTGGGGGTTGTTGGCGCCGGTCTTTGTCCCGATGCTGTTCTTGCTGGGAGTCAGCCCTGAGGCGACCCAGATGGCCTTCCGGATCGGAGACAGCAGCACCAACATCATAACACCGCTGATGCCCTATTTCGGGGTGGTGGTTGCCTTTGCCCAGCGCTATAAACCGGACTTGGGTATCGGCACGCTGATGGCGATGATGTTGCCGTACAGCATTGTGTTTTTGTTGGGCTGGAGCGCACTCATGCTGGTGTGGTTCTGGCTCGGTTTGCCCCTCGGGCCGGGTGCACCGATGCTGCTCAATTGA
- a CDS encoding MHYT domain-containing protein, which produces MTGSYNAVLVIASYCVAVIASYTAIYFGTRVFHFDGAQRRHWLIAGALCLGTGIWSMHFVGMSAYEMPMGMTMSFNAGLTALSWLPALVASGLALHVITLPRVTSVAVASASLIMGAGIFSMHYLGMYAMQMDPAIQYDPLWVAISAAIAVGASGAALMICRKIRDVPVQYAVWVKALAALVMGAAICGMHYSGMMAAIYPMEATLHQGNHLQGNWMGVPTAIVVSGLLLLAIYVAYSDLRARDRARQAQERAQDQARQAAFYDASTGLPNRSYLERQLLERLTVTARGSQPEPFLLFYVQLQAPDDTQVQEVARQLRRAFSRAVHVVRYSSDSFMVLHEPMSAEEVKRKRVTLNAAFSSSATIARWGWGLSQYPASASNSRGLMQNAQRVREWLKPESAAVGGRQVA; this is translated from the coding sequence ATGACAGGCTCCTACAATGCCGTTCTGGTCATCGCGTCTTATTGCGTGGCGGTGATTGCGTCCTACACCGCCATCTACTTTGGTACCCGGGTATTTCATTTCGACGGAGCCCAGCGGCGTCACTGGCTGATTGCCGGCGCGCTCTGTCTGGGGACCGGGATATGGTCCATGCACTTTGTGGGAATGAGTGCCTACGAGATGCCTATGGGAATGACCATGTCCTTCAATGCCGGGCTGACAGCCCTGTCCTGGCTGCCGGCGTTGGTGGCGTCAGGGCTGGCTCTGCATGTCATTACCTTGCCCAGAGTCACCTCGGTCGCTGTTGCGTCTGCCTCACTGATTATGGGCGCGGGCATTTTTTCGATGCACTATCTGGGCATGTATGCCATGCAGATGGATCCCGCCATTCAATACGACCCGCTGTGGGTCGCTATTTCCGCGGCGATTGCCGTGGGAGCATCGGGGGCTGCGCTGATGATCTGTCGCAAGATCCGCGATGTGCCTGTTCAGTATGCGGTATGGGTCAAGGCGTTGGCGGCGCTGGTGATGGGGGCCGCTATTTGTGGCATGCATTACTCGGGGATGATGGCGGCGATTTATCCGATGGAAGCCACCCTGCATCAGGGCAATCATCTCCAGGGGAACTGGATGGGTGTACCCACGGCGATAGTGGTGAGCGGCCTGCTGTTGTTGGCTATTTATGTTGCCTACAGCGATTTGCGTGCACGGGACCGGGCGCGGCAAGCGCAGGAACGGGCGCAGGATCAAGCCCGTCAGGCGGCCTTCTACGATGCCTCCACGGGGCTGCCCAATCGCAGCTATCTGGAGCGGCAGTTGTTGGAGCGGTTGACCGTAACAGCGCGGGGCTCACAGCCCGAGCCCTTCTTGCTGTTCTACGTTCAGCTCCAGGCGCCGGATGATACGCAGGTGCAGGAGGTGGCTCGACAACTCAGGCGCGCTTTCAGCCGTGCAGTGCATGTCGTGCGATACAGTAGCGACAGCTTTATGGTCCTGCACGAACCCATGTCGGCGGAGGAGGTCAAGCGAAAGCGGGTCACCCTGAACGCCGCTTTTTCGAGCAGTGCGACCATCGCCCGATGGGGGTGGGGGCTGAGCCAATACCCGGCATCGGCCAGTAACAGTCGTGGCCTGATGCAGAACGCACAGCGGGTACGGGAATGGTTGAAACCTGAGAGTGCCGCAGTTGGAGGTCGCCAGGTCGCCTGA